One genomic window of Glycine soja cultivar W05 chromosome 9, ASM419377v2, whole genome shotgun sequence includes the following:
- the LOC114425041 gene encoding purple acid phosphatase, translating into MGVVEGLFALALVLSVCVVCNGGSSSPFIRKVEKTVDMPLDSDVFAVPPGYNAPQQVHITQGDLVGKAVIVSWVTVDEPGSSEVHYWSENSDKKKIAEGKLVTYRFFNYSSGFIHHTTIRNLEYKTKYYYEVGLGNTTRQFWFVTPPEIGPDVPYTFGLIGDLGQSFDSNKTLSHYELNPRKGQTVLFVGDLSYADNYPNHDNVRWDSWGRFTERSVAYQPWIWTAGNHEIDFAPEIGETVPFKPYTHRYHVPYKASQSTSPFWYSIKRASAHIIVLASYSAYGKYTPQYKWLEEELPKVNRTETPWLIVLMHSPWYNSYNYHYMEGETMRVMYEPWFVQYKVDVVFAGHVHAYERSERVSNVAYNIVNGLCAPVKDQSAPVYITIGDGGNLEGLATNMTEPQPEYSSFREASFGHAIFDITNRTHAHYSWHRNQDGVAFEADSVWFFNRYWHPVDDSTAHVSH; encoded by the exons ATGGGTGTTGTGGAGGGTCTCTTTGCATTGGCTTTGGTTCTGAGTGTTTGCGTGGTTTGCAATGGAGGCTCAAGCAGCCCCTTCATTAGGAAAGTTGAGAAGACAGTGGATATGCCACTTGACAGCGATGTCTTTGCTGTTCCTCCTGGTTATAATGCTCCCCAGCAG GTTCATATAACGCAAGGTGACCTTGTGGGGAAAGCAGTGATCGTGTCATGGGTGACAGTGGATGAACCGGGGTCGAGCGAAGTGCATTACTGGAGTGAGAACAGTGACAAGAAGAAGATTGCCGAAGGAAAACTTGTTACTTATAGGTTCTTCAATTACTCATCTGGGTTTATACACCACACCACCATCAGAAATTTGGAG TACAAAACCAAATACTACTATGAGGTTGGACTTGGGAACACAACacggcaattttggtttgtgaCTCCTCCTGAAATTGGTCCTGATGTGCCATACACATTTGGTCTCATAG GGGATCTTggtcagagttttgattcaaATAAGACTCTTTCTCACTATGAATTGAACCCAAGAAAAGGACAAACTGTACTGTTTGTTGGAGACCTCTCTTATGCGGATAACTACCCAAATCATGATAACGTTAGGTGGGATTCTTGGGGAAGGTTTACAGAAAGGAGTGTTGCTTATCAACCATGGATATGGACTGCAGGAAACCATGAAATTGATTTTGCCCCAGAAATT GGTGAAACCGTACCTTTCAAACCTTATACCCACCGTTACCATGTTCCTTATAAAGCATCTCAAAGTACTTCACCCTTCTGGTATTCTATCAAGAGAGCTTCAGCACACATCATTGTTTTGGCCTCATATTCAGCATATG GAAAATATACACCACAATATAAATGGCTTGAAGAGGAGCTACCGAAAGTTAACAGGACAGAGACTCCTTGGTTGATTGTTCTGATGCATTCACCTTGGTATAATAGCTACAATTATCACTATATGGAAGGGGAAACAATGAGAGTAATGTATGAGCCCTGGTTTGTGCAGTACAAGGTTGATGTTGTTTTTGCTGGTCATGTTCATGCCTATGAACGATCT GAGCGTGTTTCCAATGTTGCATACAATATTGTAAATGGTCTTTGTGCTCCTGTAAAAGATCAATCAGCTCCTGTATATATAACCATTGGTGATGGAGGAAACCTTGAAGGTTTAGCAACCAA CATGACAGAACCACAGCCAGAGTATTCTTCATTCCGAGAGGCCAGCTTTGGACATGCCATTTTTGACATAACGAACCGAACTCATGCTCACTACAGCTGGCACCGAAATCAAGACGGAGTTGCTTTCGAGGCTGATTCCGTTTGGTTTTTCAACAGATACTGGCACCCAGTTGATGATTCCACGGCTCATGTTTCACATTAA